The following proteins are encoded in a genomic region of Ostrea edulis chromosome 7, xbOstEdul1.1, whole genome shotgun sequence:
- the LOC125653179 gene encoding uncharacterized protein LOC125653179 isoform X2 produces the protein MIRIRKKMAASMQGRDSKSRFTKSLPPSRKKKRSRIIIDHNYSVGHVCNGTECGDAVEIPQNASRDSWKKGRRIIELDSLLSELKYCKKCFLGPVPLTYDTIVGELKKGLGGYLYVVCSNVDCRHVNKVAYGKTYRVKKYGMPCFSVNTKLGTAMIDSIGGPDKVNNMLSTLNIPPISGKNLKSMERRAGEVVEEVARKSTQNAAIEAFRMEMQDAAKEESEKTLATMGPVVEDLGVCPLPDASPSIRQVFSTVCDEVTKDHAADQNKGYSTGADDDEWEDLPNEGNFPPQKHPSYLHKMKSLTRRKASKLSNSTKRALQFPCKARSGMTVAVDTAWRKRGFDSLTCEHNCWAISWYTY, from the exons ATGATAAGGATAAGGAAAAAAATGGCGGCCTCCATGCAAGGTCGTGACAGTAAGAGTAGATTTACAAAATCGCTGCCACCCTCAAGGAAAAAGAAAAGGTCGAGGATAATAATTGATCATAATTATTCAGTAGGACACGTATGTAACGGCACGGAGTGTGGAGATGCTGTAGAAATCCCGCAAAACGCAAGTAGGGACAGTTGGAAAAAAGGTCGGCGGATCATCGAACTAGACTCTCTGTTGTCCgaattgaaatattgtaaaaagtGTTTCTTAGGCCCTGTCCCGTTAACATATGACACAATAGTTGGAGAACTGAAGAAAGGTCTTGGCGGATATTTGTATGTGGTGTGTTCCAATGTTGATTGTCGACATGTGAACAAGGTGGCATACGGGAAAACATACCGTGTGAAAAAATACGGAATGCCTTGTTTTTCTGTGAATACAAAGCTAGGTACAG CTATGATAGACAGCATAGGCGGCCCTGACAAAGTCAACAATATGTTGTCGACTCTTAATATACCCCCTATTAGTGGTAAAAATCTGAAAAGTATGGAGAGGCGTGCTGGTGAAGTTGTTGAGGAAGTGGCCAGAAAATCTACGCAGAATGCAGCAATTGAAGCATTCAGGATGGAAATGCA AGATGCTGCCAAAGAGGAGTCGGAAAAGACATTAGCAACTATGGGCCCAGTAGTGGAAGACCTTGGTGTTTGCCCACTTCCTGATGCGTCTCCATCAATCAG ACAAGTATTTTCTACTGTGTGCGATGAAGTGACTAAAGATCATGCTGCAGACCAAAACAAAGGTTACTCAACAGGTGCTGATGATGATGAATGGGAAGATTTGCCTAATGAagg CAATTTTCCACCACAAAAGCACCCTTCTTATCTGCATAAAATGAAGAGCTTGACAAGGAGGAAGGCATCCAAATTGTCTAATAGCACAAAAAGAGCATTGCAGTTTCCATGCAAAGCAAGATCAGGCATGACCGTTGCTGTGGATACGGCATGGCGGAAACGAGGCTTTGATAGTCTTACTT GTGAACACAACTGCTGGGCTATCTCCTGGTATACATACTGA
- the LOC125653179 gene encoding uncharacterized protein LOC125653179 isoform X1 translates to MIRIRKKMAASMQGRDSKSRFTKSLPPSRKKKRSRIIIDHNYSVGHVCNGTECGDAVEIPQNASRDSWKKGRRIIELDSLLSELKYCKKCFLGPVPLTYDTIVGELKKGLGGYLYVVCSNVDCRHVNKVAYGKTYRVKKYGMPCFSVNTKLGTAMIDSIGGPDKVNNMLSTLNIPPISGKNLKSMERRAGEVVEEVARKSTQNAAIEAFRMEMQDAAKEESEKTLATMGPVVEDLGVCPLPDASPSIRQVFSTVCDEVTKDHAADQNKGYSTGADDDEWEDLPNEGNFPPQKHPSYLHKMKSLTRRKASKLSNSTKRALQFPCKARSGMTVAVDTAWRKRGFDSLTCEYSDLYDLKHDYKFILLKYMC, encoded by the exons ATGATAAGGATAAGGAAAAAAATGGCGGCCTCCATGCAAGGTCGTGACAGTAAGAGTAGATTTACAAAATCGCTGCCACCCTCAAGGAAAAAGAAAAGGTCGAGGATAATAATTGATCATAATTATTCAGTAGGACACGTATGTAACGGCACGGAGTGTGGAGATGCTGTAGAAATCCCGCAAAACGCAAGTAGGGACAGTTGGAAAAAAGGTCGGCGGATCATCGAACTAGACTCTCTGTTGTCCgaattgaaatattgtaaaaagtGTTTCTTAGGCCCTGTCCCGTTAACATATGACACAATAGTTGGAGAACTGAAGAAAGGTCTTGGCGGATATTTGTATGTGGTGTGTTCCAATGTTGATTGTCGACATGTGAACAAGGTGGCATACGGGAAAACATACCGTGTGAAAAAATACGGAATGCCTTGTTTTTCTGTGAATACAAAGCTAGGTACAG CTATGATAGACAGCATAGGCGGCCCTGACAAAGTCAACAATATGTTGTCGACTCTTAATATACCCCCTATTAGTGGTAAAAATCTGAAAAGTATGGAGAGGCGTGCTGGTGAAGTTGTTGAGGAAGTGGCCAGAAAATCTACGCAGAATGCAGCAATTGAAGCATTCAGGATGGAAATGCA AGATGCTGCCAAAGAGGAGTCGGAAAAGACATTAGCAACTATGGGCCCAGTAGTGGAAGACCTTGGTGTTTGCCCACTTCCTGATGCGTCTCCATCAATCAG ACAAGTATTTTCTACTGTGTGCGATGAAGTGACTAAAGATCATGCTGCAGACCAAAACAAAGGTTACTCAACAGGTGCTGATGATGATGAATGGGAAGATTTGCCTAATGAagg CAATTTTCCACCACAAAAGCACCCTTCTTATCTGCATAAAATGAAGAGCTTGACAAGGAGGAAGGCATCCAAATTGTCTAATAGCACAAAAAGAGCATTGCAGTTTCCATGCAAAGCAAGATCAGGCATGACCGTTGCTGTGGATACGGCATGGCGGAAACGAGGCTTTGATAGTCTTACTTGTGAGTATAGCGACTTATATGATCTGAAACACGACTATAAATTTATACTGCTTAAATATATGTGTTAG